In Rahnella sikkimica, the following are encoded in one genomic region:
- the emrD gene encoding multidrug efflux MFS transporter EmrD, giving the protein MKNLKNIHLLVMLILLVAVGQMAQTIYVPNIADMATSLAVKPGAVQRVMAAYLLTYGGSQLIYGPLSDNVGRKPVILTGLMIFLIGAAGAMMSSSLNMLIAASAVQGLGTGVAGVMARTMPRDLYSGGALRHANSLLNMGILVSPLLAPVIGGALAAWLGWRASFGFLLILCAGVAFSMYRWLPETRPEFTADHPPRKMLSSLRLLLADANFSRYLVMLVGALAGVAVFEASCGVLMGGVLGLSGVMVSILFILPIPAAFFGAWYAGRTEKSFQQLMWHSVISCLLAGLLMWIPGWLGIMNIWTLIVPASLFFFGAGMLFPLATTGAMEPFPYLAGAAGALVGGLQNMGSGLVAWMSAMLPQTGQFSLGLLMFAMAVLILLCWWPMSNRSQHEGHVV; this is encoded by the coding sequence ATGAAAAATCTGAAAAATATTCACCTGCTTGTGATGCTGATTTTGCTGGTGGCGGTCGGTCAGATGGCGCAGACCATTTATGTGCCGAACATCGCCGATATGGCGACCAGTCTGGCCGTCAAACCGGGGGCTGTGCAGCGCGTTATGGCCGCTTATTTACTGACGTACGGCGGTTCACAGCTGATTTACGGTCCGTTGTCTGACAACGTGGGGCGCAAACCGGTGATCCTCACCGGCCTGATGATTTTCCTGATTGGCGCGGCGGGCGCGATGATGTCTTCCAGCCTGAATATGCTGATTGCCGCCAGCGCCGTGCAGGGGTTGGGCACCGGCGTAGCGGGCGTGATGGCGAGAACCATGCCGCGTGATTTATACAGCGGCGGCGCTTTGCGCCATGCTAACAGTTTGCTGAACATGGGGATTCTGGTCAGCCCGCTGTTAGCACCTGTTATCGGAGGCGCGCTGGCTGCGTGGTTAGGCTGGCGGGCGAGTTTCGGTTTCTTACTGATTTTGTGTGCAGGCGTCGCGTTTTCGATGTACCGCTGGTTGCCGGAAACCCGCCCGGAATTTACCGCTGATCATCCACCGCGCAAAATGCTCAGCAGCCTGCGTTTGTTGCTGGCAGACGCTAATTTCAGCCGTTATCTGGTGATGCTGGTCGGCGCGCTGGCGGGCGTGGCGGTCTTTGAAGCCAGCTGCGGCGTGCTGATGGGGGGCGTGTTGGGGCTGAGCGGTGTGATGGTCAGCATTCTGTTTATCCTGCCGATCCCGGCCGCATTCTTTGGTGCCTGGTATGCCGGGCGCACGGAGAAGAGCTTCCAGCAACTGATGTGGCATTCGGTTATCAGCTGTCTGCTTGCGGGGCTATTGATGTGGATCCCAGGCTGGCTGGGCATTATGAATATCTGGACGCTGATCGTGCCAGCGTCTTTGTTTTTCTTCGGCGCAGGCATGTTATTCCCGCTGGCGACGACCGGCGCAATGGAACCATTTCCGTATCTGGCGGGTGCGGCAGGGGCGCTGGTGGGCGGTTTGCAGAATATGGGGTCAGGGCTGGTGGCGTGGATGTCAGCGATGTTGCCGCAAACCGGTCAGTTCAGTCTGGGTCTGCTGATGTTTGCGATGGCCGTGCTGATTTTGCTGTGCTGGTGGCCGATGTCGAACCGCAGTCAACATGAAGGTCACGTGGTCTGA
- the glpX gene encoding class II fructose-bisphosphatase, whose product MKRELAIEFSRVTEAAALAGYKWLGRGDKNLADNAAVQSMRIMLNKVDIDGTIVIGEGEIDEAPMLYIGEKVGTGNGDAVDIAVDPIEGTRMTAMGQSNALAVLAVGDQGSFLNAPDMYMEKIAVGPGAKGAINLNLTLAENLANIAKALNKPLTELTVAVLAKPRHDDAIREMLTAGVRVFAFPDGDVAATILTCMPESEVDVLYGIGGAPEGVISAAVIRALDGDMQGRLLARHDVKGDTPENRRIGEEELARCKAMGIEAGKVLLLDDMARNDNVIFSATGITKGDLLEGISRQGNMATTETLLIRGKSRTIRRIRSTHYLDRKDAALHEFII is encoded by the coding sequence ATGAAACGTGAATTAGCAATCGAGTTCTCCCGCGTGACCGAAGCTGCCGCGCTCGCCGGTTACAAATGGCTGGGACGTGGTGATAAAAACCTCGCCGATAACGCCGCCGTACAGTCCATGCGCATCATGCTCAATAAAGTCGATATCGACGGCACGATTGTCATTGGTGAAGGTGAAATCGATGAAGCACCGATGCTGTATATCGGTGAAAAGGTCGGTACCGGCAATGGCGACGCGGTCGATATCGCGGTGGACCCGATTGAAGGCACGCGCATGACCGCAATGGGTCAGTCCAACGCGCTGGCCGTGCTGGCCGTGGGCGATCAGGGCTCTTTCCTCAATGCACCTGACATGTACATGGAAAAAATCGCCGTCGGTCCTGGCGCAAAAGGCGCAATCAATCTGAACTTGACGCTGGCCGAAAATCTGGCGAATATCGCCAAAGCGCTGAACAAACCGCTGACCGAACTGACCGTCGCCGTACTGGCGAAACCGCGTCATGACGATGCAATCCGCGAAATGCTGACCGCCGGTGTCCGCGTCTTTGCATTTCCGGACGGTGACGTGGCGGCGACTATTCTGACCTGCATGCCGGAGAGTGAAGTGGACGTGCTTTACGGCATAGGCGGCGCGCCTGAAGGCGTGATTTCCGCCGCCGTTATCCGCGCGCTGGATGGCGATATGCAGGGACGTTTACTTGCGCGTCATGACGTCAAAGGGGATACACCGGAAAACCGCCGGATTGGCGAAGAGGAACTGGCGCGCTGTAAAGCGATGGGTATCGAAGCCGGGAAAGTGTTGTTGCTCGATGATATGGCGCGTAACGATAACGTGATTTTCTCAGCGACCGGAATTACCAAAGGCGATCTGCTGGAAGGTATAAGCCGTCAGGGAAATATGGCGACCACCGAAACGCTGCTGATCCGGGGCAAATCCCGCACCATCCGTCGCATCCGTTCGACGCATTATCTCGACCGCAAAGACGCTGCGCTGCACGAATTCATCATCTGA
- the fpr gene encoding ferredoxin--NADP(+) reductase, which produces MADWVTGKIKKVEHWTDNLFSITVNAPVDSFTAGQFAKLSLEIDGERVQRAYSYVNPPSCADLEFYLVNVPEGKLSPRLHVMQPGDEIHVTKEAAGFFVIDEVPECDTLWMLATGTAIGPYLSILQEGMGLERFKNIVLVHAARFAADLSYLPLMQELQRRYEGKLHIQTVVSREEISGSLTGRVPALIENGTLEAAVGLKINADDSHIMLCGNPQMVRDTQQVLKDLHGMRKHLKRKPGHMTSEHYW; this is translated from the coding sequence ATGGCTGATTGGGTGACGGGAAAAATCAAAAAAGTTGAGCACTGGACGGACAATTTGTTCAGCATCACGGTCAATGCGCCAGTCGACTCTTTTACCGCAGGTCAGTTTGCCAAACTCTCTCTGGAAATCGATGGCGAACGGGTTCAGCGCGCGTATTCCTACGTCAATCCGCCTTCCTGCGCGGACCTGGAGTTTTATCTGGTCAACGTGCCGGAAGGAAAACTCAGCCCGCGTCTGCATGTGATGCAACCCGGCGACGAAATTCATGTCACTAAAGAGGCCGCCGGTTTTTTCGTCATTGATGAGGTTCCGGAATGCGACACCCTGTGGATGCTCGCGACCGGCACCGCCATCGGACCCTATCTGTCGATTTTGCAGGAAGGGATGGGTCTTGAGCGTTTCAAAAATATTGTGCTGGTTCACGCCGCGCGCTTTGCCGCCGATCTCAGCTATTTGCCGCTGATGCAGGAATTGCAGCGTCGTTATGAAGGCAAGCTGCATATTCAGACCGTCGTCAGCCGTGAGGAAATCTCAGGCTCGCTGACCGGCCGTGTCCCGGCGCTGATTGAAAACGGCACGCTGGAAGCGGCTGTCGGCCTGAAGATTAACGCGGACGACAGCCACATCATGCTCTGCGGAAACCCGCAGATGGTTCGCGATACCCAGCAGGTGCTGAAAGACTTGCACGGCATGCGCAAACACCTCAAACGCAAACCGGGCCATATGACCAGCGAGCATTACTGGTAA
- a CDS encoding DUF1454 family protein codes for MTVAKSILQLALPVLLILANQNIALANPPADHSGAEEMPKAPYLLAGAPTFETTLINFRAKYNEANPTQQIGEFRAISEPANSSLTRAASKINENLYASTALEKGTGKIKTLQITYLPIQGSEEKAARALAVRYMANLMRQFDATLSPEQSLAKVTSLIEKGKGQQFYKQEVGAVRFVISDNGEKGLTFAVEPVKLALAEP; via the coding sequence ATGACTGTTGCTAAATCGATTTTACAGCTGGCTTTGCCGGTATTGCTGATCCTCGCGAACCAGAATATCGCTCTTGCCAATCCGCCAGCGGATCATTCCGGCGCAGAAGAAATGCCGAAAGCCCCGTATCTGCTGGCAGGTGCGCCCACATTTGAAACCACGCTGATTAATTTCCGCGCCAAATACAATGAAGCCAATCCGACTCAGCAGATTGGCGAATTCCGTGCGATCAGTGAACCCGCCAACAGCTCACTGACCCGCGCAGCCAGCAAGATTAACGAAAATCTTTATGCCTCCACCGCGCTGGAAAAAGGCACCGGCAAAATCAAAACGCTGCAAATTACCTATTTGCCGATTCAGGGCTCCGAAGAAAAAGCTGCCCGCGCGCTGGCTGTCCGCTATATGGCAAATCTGATGCGCCAGTTCGATGCCACGCTTTCGCCGGAACAAAGTCTGGCGAAAGTGACCTCCCTGATTGAAAAAGGGAAAGGTCAGCAATTCTATAAACAGGAAGTCGGGGCGGTGCGTTTCGTCATTTCAGACAATGGTGAAAAAGGCCTGACGTTTGCCGTTGAGCCGGTAAAACTGGCGCTGGCTGAGCCCTGA
- the cpxA gene encoding envelope stress sensor histidine kinase CpxA → MINSLTARIFAIFWFTLALVLMLVLMVPKLDSRQITPLLDNEQRQGLMIEQHVEAELATDPANDLMWWRRLFRAIDKWAPPGQRLLLVTSEGRVIGAQRNEMQIVRNFIGQSDNSDRPKKKKYGRVEMVGPFSVRDGEDNYQLYLMRPASSSQSDFINLMFDRPLLLLIVTMLISAPLLLWLAWSLAKPARKLKNAADDVARGNLKQHPELESGPQEFLATGASFNQMVSALERMVTAQQRLISDISHELRTPLTRLQLATALMRRRHGEGKELQRIENEAQRLDGMINDLLVLSRSQHKNELSRETLKANELWAGVIDDAQFEAEQMGKTLEVTSPPGPWKLIGNAAALDSALENIVRNALRYSHHHIALNFAHDNEGITITVDDDGPGVSEEDREQIFRPFYRTDEARDRESGGTGLGLAIVDTAVQQHRGKVKAEDSPLGGLRLIIWLPLHQR, encoded by the coding sequence ATGATAAACAGCCTTACGGCACGTATCTTTGCCATTTTTTGGTTCACATTAGCGCTGGTGCTGATGTTGGTATTGATGGTGCCGAAACTCGATTCTCGCCAGATTACGCCGTTGCTCGATAACGAACAGCGGCAAGGCCTGATGATTGAACAACATGTCGAAGCCGAACTCGCCACCGATCCTGCCAATGACCTGATGTGGTGGCGCAGGCTGTTCCGCGCGATCGATAAGTGGGCTCCGCCTGGCCAGCGTTTGTTGCTGGTCACCAGCGAAGGCCGCGTCATCGGTGCTCAGCGCAATGAAATGCAGATTGTGCGTAACTTCATCGGTCAGTCTGACAACTCCGATCGTCCGAAGAAAAAGAAATATGGCCGCGTCGAAATGGTGGGGCCTTTTTCAGTTCGCGATGGTGAAGACAACTATCAGCTTTACCTGATGCGTCCGGCCAGCAGCTCTCAGTCTGATTTCATCAATCTGATGTTTGACCGACCTTTGCTGCTGTTAATCGTCACAATGTTGATCAGCGCACCGCTTCTGCTCTGGCTGGCATGGAGTCTGGCGAAACCTGCGCGTAAGTTGAAAAACGCCGCAGATGACGTCGCACGGGGAAATCTCAAGCAACACCCTGAGCTCGAATCCGGACCGCAGGAATTCCTCGCGACCGGTGCCAGTTTCAACCAGATGGTCAGCGCGCTCGAACGCATGGTGACTGCACAGCAACGGTTGATTTCGGATATCTCACACGAACTCCGGACTCCGCTGACGCGTCTTCAGCTGGCTACTGCGCTGATGCGTCGTCGTCACGGTGAAGGCAAAGAGTTGCAGCGTATCGAGAACGAGGCGCAGCGTCTGGACGGCATGATCAATGACCTGCTGGTGTTATCGCGCAGTCAGCATAAGAATGAGCTATCGCGGGAAACCCTGAAGGCCAACGAATTGTGGGCTGGTGTGATTGATGATGCGCAGTTTGAAGCCGAGCAGATGGGTAAAACCCTTGAAGTGACCTCACCTCCGGGCCCGTGGAAACTCATCGGCAATGCGGCTGCGCTCGACAGTGCGCTGGAAAACATTGTGCGCAACGCCCTGCGTTATTCACATCACCACATCGCACTGAACTTCGCTCACGACAACGAAGGTATCACCATCACCGTGGATGACGACGGCCCCGGTGTCAGTGAAGAAGATCGCGAACAAATTTTCCGTCCATTCTACCGGACTGATGAAGCACGCGATCGTGAATCAGGCGGCACCGGCCTCGGGCTGGCCATTGTGGATACCGCTGTTCAGCAGCACAGAGGCAAGGTTAAAGCCGAAGACAGCCCGCTGGGTGGCCTTCGTTTGATTATCTGGCTGCCGCTGCACCAGCGTTGA
- a CDS encoding sulfate ABC transporter substrate-binding protein produces the protein MRKWGAGLALLLVATGAIAKDIQILNVSYDPTRELYEQYNKAFSKYWQGKTGDTVTVRQSHGGSGKQATSVINGIEADVVTLALAYDVDAIAERGRIDKNWITRLPDNSAPYTSTIVFLVRKGNPKQIHDWNDLIKPGVSVITPNPKTSGGARWNYLAAWGYALHHNNNDKAKAQDFVKALYKNVEVLDSGARGATNTFVERGIGDVLIAWENEALLATKEVGKDKFEIVTPSESILAEPTVSVVDKVVDKRDTRTVAEAYLKYLYSPEGQTIAAENYYRPRDPVVEKKFDAEFPKLKLFTIGDVAGTWAQAQKDHFATDGIFDQISKR, from the coding sequence ATGCGTAAATGGGGTGCAGGTCTGGCATTGCTGTTGGTAGCAACCGGGGCGATTGCCAAAGACATTCAGATTCTGAATGTGTCATACGATCCAACCCGTGAGCTCTATGAACAATACAACAAAGCATTCAGCAAATACTGGCAGGGTAAAACCGGGGATACTGTGACCGTTCGTCAGTCACATGGCGGCTCAGGCAAGCAGGCAACGTCTGTCATTAACGGTATCGAAGCGGATGTCGTGACTCTGGCGCTGGCGTATGACGTCGATGCTATCGCTGAACGCGGCCGTATTGATAAAAACTGGATCACCCGTCTGCCAGATAACTCTGCACCTTACACGTCGACCATCGTATTCCTGGTACGCAAAGGCAACCCAAAACAAATTCACGACTGGAATGATTTGATCAAACCGGGCGTGTCGGTGATCACCCCAAATCCTAAAACGTCGGGCGGCGCGCGCTGGAACTATCTGGCTGCGTGGGGCTATGCCCTGCATCACAACAACAATGACAAAGCCAAAGCTCAGGATTTTGTGAAAGCGCTGTATAAAAACGTGGAAGTGCTGGATTCCGGTGCCCGCGGCGCGACAAATACCTTTGTGGAACGCGGCATTGGTGATGTGCTGATTGCCTGGGAAAACGAAGCGCTGCTGGCAACCAAAGAAGTGGGCAAAGACAAGTTTGAAATCGTAACGCCAAGCGAATCGATTCTGGCAGAGCCAACGGTTTCTGTGGTGGATAAAGTCGTCGATAAGCGTGATACCCGCACCGTGGCTGAAGCGTATCTGAAGTACCTGTATTCACCGGAAGGCCAGACTATTGCGGCTGAAAACTACTATCGTCCGCGTGACCCGGTTGTTGAGAAGAAATTCGACGCTGAATTCCCTAAACTGAAACTGTTCACCATTGGTGATGTTGCAGGAACCTGGGCTCAGGCGCAGAAAGATCACTTCGCGACTGACGGGATTTTCGACCAAATCAGCAAGCGTTAA
- the cpxR gene encoding envelope stress response regulator transcription factor CpxR, whose protein sequence is MNKILLVDDDRELTSLLKELLEMEGFNVVVAHDGEQALEKVDNTIDLLLLDVMMPKKNGIETLKELRQRHQTPVIMLTARGSELDRVLGLELGADDYLPKPFNDRELVARIRAMLRRSNWSEQQQTNENNGSPTLEVDGLQLNPGRQEASFKGEALDLTGTEFTLLYLLAKHLGQVVSREHLSQEVLGKRLTPFDRAIDMHISNLRRKLPDRQDGHPWFKTLRGRGYLMVSAS, encoded by the coding sequence ATGAATAAAATTTTGTTAGTTGATGATGACCGTGAACTGACTTCACTTTTGAAAGAATTGCTCGAAATGGAAGGCTTTAATGTTGTGGTTGCTCATGACGGTGAGCAGGCATTAGAGAAAGTCGATAATACCATCGACCTTTTGCTGCTTGACGTCATGATGCCGAAGAAAAACGGCATTGAAACCCTTAAAGAATTACGCCAGCGCCACCAGACGCCGGTGATTATGCTGACCGCCCGTGGCAGTGAATTAGACCGCGTTCTCGGCCTCGAGCTGGGTGCCGATGACTATCTGCCAAAACCGTTTAACGACCGTGAACTGGTTGCACGTATCCGTGCCATGTTGCGCCGTTCCAACTGGAGCGAGCAGCAACAAACCAATGAAAACAATGGCTCGCCAACGCTGGAAGTCGACGGGCTGCAACTTAACCCGGGCCGCCAGGAAGCCAGTTTTAAGGGTGAAGCGCTGGATTTAACCGGCACAGAATTTACCCTGTTGTATTTACTGGCAAAACATCTCGGACAGGTCGTTTCACGCGAACATCTGAGCCAGGAAGTGCTGGGTAAACGTCTGACGCCGTTTGACCGTGCCATCGATATGCATATTTCTAATTTGCGCCGTAAATTGCCCGATCGTCAGGACGGACATCCGTGGTTTAAAACCTTGCGCGGACGCGGTTATCTGATGGTTTCTGCTTCATGA
- a CDS encoding DUF805 domain-containing protein → MTLQHALFSFNGRLGRRDFWLWMISWLVLMVADFFFAAKLWITYQTAGFALVVLLWPTAAVLVKRLHDRNKSAWWALLFVLAWMLVAGNWAAAMPQTWSWVLGRLAPSVIFIMLIIDCGAFVGTPGTNRFGPEPEDVRFKSA, encoded by the coding sequence ATGACGTTACAGCACGCACTGTTTTCTTTTAACGGCCGCCTGGGCCGACGCGATTTTTGGCTTTGGATGATCAGCTGGCTGGTGCTGATGGTCGCCGATTTCTTCTTTGCCGCAAAGCTTTGGATTACCTATCAGACCGCGGGTTTCGCGCTGGTCGTTCTGCTGTGGCCAACGGCGGCGGTGCTGGTGAAAAGGTTGCATGATCGGAATAAGTCGGCCTGGTGGGCGTTACTGTTTGTGCTGGCGTGGATGCTGGTGGCCGGAAACTGGGCGGCGGCGATGCCACAGACGTGGAGTTGGGTATTAGGACGGCTGGCACCTTCGGTGATTTTCATCATGCTGATTATCGACTGCGGGGCTTTCGTTGGTACGCCGGGCACAAATCGCTTTGGCCCGGAACCGGAAGACGTCAGATTTAAATCCGCATAA
- the pfkA gene encoding 6-phosphofructokinase gives MIKKIGVLTSGGDAPGMNAAIRGVVRAALSAGLEVFGIEDGYLGMYENRMRELDRYSVSDMINRGGTFLGSARFPEFRDADMRKVALQNLKDRGIDGLVVIGGDGSYAGADLLTKEGGIRCIGLPGTIDNDVAGTDYTIGFFTALGTVVEAIDRLRDTSSSHQRISIVEVMGRYCGDLTLAAAIAGGCEFIAIPEVEFKRDDLVAEIKAGIAKGKKHAIVAITEKLDDIDELAKYIEKETCRETRGTVLGHIQRGGAPVAYDRILASRMGAYAVDLLMEEGRDYGKGGYCVGVQNEKMVHELISVCISPENKKSKFKEDWYDTAKKLF, from the coding sequence ATGATCAAAAAAATTGGTGTACTGACAAGCGGTGGCGATGCCCCAGGCATGAATGCTGCGATTCGTGGCGTTGTGCGAGCGGCTTTATCAGCAGGTTTGGAAGTTTTCGGTATTGAAGATGGCTACCTCGGCATGTACGAAAACCGCATGAGAGAACTCGACCGCTACAGCGTTTCAGACATGATCAACCGTGGCGGTACTTTCCTGGGTTCAGCGCGTTTCCCTGAATTCCGTGATGCGGATATGCGTAAAGTTGCCCTGCAAAACCTGAAAGATCGCGGTATCGACGGCCTCGTCGTTATCGGCGGTGACGGTTCTTATGCCGGTGCCGACCTGCTGACCAAAGAAGGCGGCATCCGCTGTATCGGCCTGCCAGGCACCATCGACAACGACGTTGCCGGTACTGACTACACCATCGGTTTCTTCACTGCACTGGGTACTGTGGTTGAAGCTATCGACCGCCTGCGTGACACATCTTCTTCTCACCAGCGTATCTCTATCGTTGAAGTGATGGGCCGTTACTGCGGCGATTTGACTCTGGCTGCGGCAATTGCCGGTGGTTGCGAATTTATCGCTATTCCTGAAGTTGAATTCAAACGTGATGATCTGGTTGCTGAAATCAAAGCCGGCATCGCGAAAGGTAAAAAGCACGCTATCGTCGCCATCACTGAAAAGTTAGATGATATCGATGAGCTGGCTAAATACATCGAGAAAGAAACCTGTCGTGAAACCCGTGGCACCGTACTGGGCCACATCCAGCGTGGTGGCGCACCGGTGGCTTATGACCGTATTTTAGCGTCCCGCATGGGCGCTTACGCGGTAGACCTGCTGATGGAAGAAGGTCGTGACTACGGCAAAGGCGGTTACTGCGTCGGTGTTCAAAACGAGAAAATGGTTCACGAACTGATCTCTGTGTGTATTTCTCCGGAGAACAAGAAAAGTAAGTTCAAAGAAGACTGGTACGACACAGCGAAAAAACTGTTCTAA
- the cpxP gene encoding cell-envelope stress modulator CpxP: MFKAASMGLATLLTLSSGVVLADGAKPVSAMPAEHDSTLLDKPQERNTLFDGVNLTEQQRQQMRDLMHQARKDLPHVNVEQVETMHRLVTAEKFDQAAVRAQAELMAQEQVDRQVEMARIRNQMFNLLTPAQKDVLNQKHEQRMKEMQAQLSGLQTPSAQKTSSTSTTE; this comes from the coding sequence ATGTTTAAGGCAGCTTCAATGGGTTTGGCCACGCTTCTGACGCTGAGTTCAGGTGTCGTTTTAGCAGATGGCGCAAAACCAGTGTCGGCGATGCCAGCAGAACATGATAGCACGTTGTTGGATAAGCCTCAGGAACGCAACACACTGTTTGACGGTGTGAATCTGACAGAGCAACAGCGCCAACAAATGCGCGACCTAATGCATCAGGCCCGTAAAGATTTGCCTCATGTAAATGTAGAACAAGTGGAAACTATGCACAGGCTGGTGACTGCTGAAAAATTTGATCAGGCCGCTGTAAGAGCCCAAGCCGAATTAATGGCTCAGGAACAAGTGGATCGCCAGGTAGAAATGGCTCGCATCCGCAATCAGATGTTTAATCTTCTGACTCCTGCGCAAAAAGACGTACTGAACCAGAAGCACGAGCAACGCATGAAAGAAATGCAGGCACAGCTTTCTGGCTTACAAACCCCTTCTGCCCAGAAGACGAGTAGTACCAGCACGACCGAGTAA
- the tpiA gene encoding triose-phosphate isomerase has product MRHPLVMGNWKLNGSTHMVNELIAALRTELSTVVGCGVAIAPPEVYLSQAKHALAGSRIALGAQNVDANLSGAFTGEISADMLKDIGAKYIIIGHSERRTYHKESDEFIAKKFGVLKEAGLIPVLCIGETEAENEAGKTEAVCAKQLDAVLNTLGAKAFEGAVIAYEPVWAIGTGKSATPAQAQAVHKFIRDHIAKQDAAVAEQVIIQYGGSVNAANAAELFTQPDIDGALVGGASLKADAFAVIVKAAAEAKQA; this is encoded by the coding sequence ATGCGACATCCATTAGTGATGGGTAACTGGAAGCTTAACGGCAGCACCCACATGGTTAACGAACTGATTGCTGCTCTGCGTACCGAGCTAAGCACCGTTGTAGGTTGTGGCGTTGCAATTGCTCCACCAGAAGTTTACCTGTCACAGGCTAAACACGCTCTGGCCGGCAGCCGTATCGCGCTGGGTGCTCAGAACGTTGATGCTAACCTGTCTGGCGCATTCACCGGTGAAATCTCTGCCGACATGCTGAAAGATATCGGTGCGAAATACATCATCATCGGTCACTCAGAACGCCGCACTTACCACAAAGAAAGCGACGAATTCATTGCCAAGAAATTTGGCGTGCTGAAAGAAGCGGGTCTGATCCCTGTTCTTTGCATTGGTGAAACTGAAGCTGAAAACGAAGCCGGTAAAACTGAAGCCGTTTGCGCTAAGCAACTGGACGCAGTACTGAACACCCTGGGCGCGAAAGCGTTCGAAGGCGCAGTGATCGCTTACGAACCCGTATGGGCTATCGGTACAGGCAAATCAGCGACCCCAGCTCAGGCTCAGGCCGTTCACAAATTCATCCGTGACCACATCGCTAAACAAGATGCTGCGGTTGCTGAACAAGTTATCATCCAGTACGGCGGTTCTGTTAACGCGGCTAACGCTGCTGAACTGTTCACTCAGCCAGACATCGATGGCGCACTGGTTGGCGGCGCATCACTGAAAGCTGACGCTTTCGCCGTGATCGTTAAAGCCGCTGCAGAAGCAAAACAAGCGTAA